The genomic stretch AAGTGACCAGTGCAAACCTATTTTGCATTGTAAACGACTAAATAAATCTTAATGGATTAAGAATGATCAGCTATCAACACACAAGGGAAATTAAGTGCTGAAATGCCTacattgattattttaaattattagccTTACTCTGTTCTTGAATTTGTATGCTTTTAGTGAGCTTTAACACATTTACAAGACTTATTGACTATAATTACAAGAGAATTCAAGTAATGGACACATCAATTATGAGCAACATGTCTTGACCAGACAGTTGCATAAAGAATTCTAAAAAGAGCTCCATTAGCACCTTCCTCTTACTTCTACTCAGTTTTATCTGCCTGAAGAGGGCATGCTAAGAAAGTACCTACTTTCTGCACATGTGAACGAGCCTAGTTTCTAAAAACCATATCATTTCAGGAACCGAGCAATAACACGATACCAGCAGAGACGATAATGATGCCAACAAATAACTGCATTTGAACTTATTCCCCAGCAGTGGTTCTACTGCCTGAGAAGAGCTGAGATCCAGAGTACAATGTGTATATTTACCTAGATCAATCTTCTGCTAGTGGCCCTGTTACTTTTGTCAATGAAAAACTTTTATCTATCTTTAATCACCCTCAACTACTAACAATGTTTCATACTCTTTTGTCTGCCTCCTTATAACCGTGCACTAAGTTTCAAAAACTGCATGAATCTAAAGTATAGCTTTAATAATAAGCCATTATTTAAAAGTACAGTAAAATAAACCTTAcagttttaatgaaaatatgttcatTGAAATGTGAATTTATTATTCAAATCCACTCATAAATTCAACCATGGAGACAGAACTTGTCTAAGCAGAGCACAATGATTTAGAAAAGCtgtctatttaaaataaagaatgtatGGCAGGTTTATAGAAACAGTGCAGTGAATTTTTACATAAATTTAGAATAGTGGCTTATGTATTTTCCAcaagaaaaaaagtttcaaaaagaaaactacctAAAAATTGAACATTAAAATGGAACACTCCATGTGACAGCACAGAAACTAAATCAAGTGCTACCTCCATGAAAACCAAATCCCCAGGACATATTAACTTTGAAAAGTGTTGACTAATTTTGATCTTTGAGAGCAGAATCCTGTTGCCTGGGAGTTACACTTTGGGATATAAACTATCTGGCATTGGATACACCTAAATCCCTAAAACTGTAAGGAAATATTCATACTTCATTCTTCAAAAGCCATTTAATAGGTCCTCTGAAACCCAAAGTGCCACTTAACAGACACCCTGGAGAACCAAACACTTAAAGGACTTAGAGACAACTGAAAAGCTGTGAGAGGCAGGAATATAACAAAGGCATCAGAAGGACGAGGCTTTCTGGTCAAAGAAATCTGCCAAACAGCCTGCCTCTGGAATCACTAAGGCTCAGTTAATAACCTGGAGATACGTTGAGTGTCAACCAAGAGCAGAGCCAGGGCCGGGGGGCAGCAGGAGGTGAGCTGGGTGGGGGCTGCCAGGCAGGGGCTGTAAGGACTCCACGTTCGGGGGCAACCCAGGTCCCCACTCGAGCACGCCCCGGCCCTGGTGGGTAAAGAGGTCGCATGGACCTACCTGTGTGCGTGCGAATGTGCGCCAGGAACGCCATCGAGTTGCTACTGCGACACATCTTCCCGCAGTACTTGCACACGTTGCCCTGGTTCTCCTCCCTCTCGCGGTTGATCTGCTCGGTGTCCTCCACGATGTACTTGTTCACCTCTCGGAGCAGCTCCTCGTGCTGCCCTTTGATGTGCAGGAACAAATTCTGCTCAGAGTCAAAGGGCTCCGTGCACTTGACGCACTTGAAGGTGGCGCCACCCTCGGGCAGCTCCTCCACGCTGGCCTGCTCGTTCCGCATGTGGCCAGCACTGGCCAGGTGCTGGTGGAGGTTGCTCTCCGTGTAGAAGGACTTGCCGCACAGCAGACAGTGGAAGTGTTTCTCCTTCGTCGGGTGCTTCATGGCTATGTGCACATTCAGGCCACTCAGACCGTCCGCCAAGAAGCCACAGTCATCACAGCGAATCCGGGTGGACTCCACAAAGGAACTACTGTCcgctttcttctttttcacacCTTGAGCACAGTCCTTCAAGGGCAGTTCACTCATCCTCACTCCGGCTGCCACAAGCCCCTCTTGAGACTGGTCGAAGAGTTCCCCATCTTCGGGGTTCTTGATCCTTATTATGGAAGAATCAAATCGGCCGAAACTGTACACGGCCTGCCCTTTATCATCAATACTGATTATAGTTTCATAAACATCATTGTTGTCAATGGTGCTGTCAGAAGCTGGACCATCCTCTTCCAAAATCACTTTGGTTTCATGTCGGGAATTCATCAGAATCTCCTTACTCTCCAGAACGGGATCTCCCGGAACATCTTTCAAGTCCCCTGAACTCTGCATGCTTCCAGCTCTGTCCTGATCACTGCTCCCCAGGTTCAGCAGATCTCTGGGAGCTGTCAGCATGGCACTCTTGGCTGGATGCTCTCCATCTACAGCTCTGAGACACCCACGTTTGCCAAGGACTTTATCAGCTTTGTCCTCTGCGTTTCCTCCATCACTCTCGCCATGTGTGTTTGGACTACTGATGTCATTCAACATACTGTGCCTTTTCTTTGCTGTCTCATGATTCAAAGCTGAGCTTCCTGAGTTTTCATTCTGAAATTTGCTTGGGGAGCCACAATTAGAAGAAATACTAAGGGGCACCATCTCCTCCGGTTTTATAACTTTGTCCTTGGCAAGGGGCTGCTGGAAAGTTTCACAAAAGGAATGATCTTCACTGAGGTTAGAGTCTTCCTCAGTCTCAGTTTCTACGGAGTCAGAAGCACAGAATACCTTGGACATATCTAAACTGGTGTTCTCATCCAAAATAGAGCAATCAGCAGCATTTCTAGATTTGAGAGTTTCAGAGGGTTGGTCTGAAATAATCTGAAATTCCTCAGAATTCTGTTGCTGCTGCCCTTGGGGAATAATGATGGTTTTGGACACTTCTGAAGAACTGGCTTGTACGTTAGTAGAGTTCAGGTAAgactgccttttcatcttgtgttTTTCTGTTGCCGCATGCCTGGTCATCTCCCGTCGAGTCACAGCATAGTAATCACATGCCATGCAATAAAAGGCAAACTCTCTTGTATGTTTCCGTTTTACGTGCAGCTCCAGAGAGGTGGAAGAGTGTGCCTTAAACTCACAGTGCGTACATCTGTTTTCATCTGTACTCGCATCATCTTTCTGGGGGCATGTGTCACCCTGAAGGTCCTCTGGATCCACAGAGGTTTGCTCCTTTTTCTCAATAAGGTGACTGCCAGTCTCCCTATCTTCAGGGTGAAACACGTTCTCAACTTCCACTTCCACTGGACTCCCTTGCTCGAGTGGTGGCTGTTCTGAAACGGAGGTGTCTGCTTCCACTGGAGGGTTGGCAGGCTCATCTGCCACGCTGGTGTTCTTCCTACTGGCATCAAGGTTACCGCCTTCAGGGCCAACAACGATATCGGAACTCTGTTTTCCACTCGCTTCAATTTCTACACGTCCTTTATGCTTCTTGGTGGCACAATGACGTTCCATGTCTCCCTTGGTTACGGTGTAATACTTACAGACTTTGCATAAATAACTATACTGGTGACTGTGTTTTCGTCGAATGTGCACAGTCAAGTTCGTGATACTGGAGGCCAGGAGACCACAATGTGAACAGGTCCGAGAGATGTTGCCTTTAGGTCGCCCCCTCTTTGGAGTCGGGGGTGGAGCTAATTCACCCTCTTTGGTAATGACACCGGACAATGACAGTTCCTGGGGAGGCAGGATGCTCTGGTCGAGACAGGACTGCTCCTGGATCTGCACACCTTCTCCGTGGCCTTCTGTCCTGCCATTCCCGGGGATGGTAAGCTCTTCTTTCTTGTCATTTGCACCTATGCAGACCCTTTCAATACATTCCTCAAAGCTTAGGccaatgttatttttcttagcattttCAAGATGCTTGCTTCTCTTGATGTGTTTCTCCATTCCTTCTTTGCTCAGGGAATAAAGATTACACGCTTTACAAAGAAAGTGATAGTCTTGACCGTGGCGGAGCTTTATGTGTCTCGTGAGAACAGTGGAAGATCTTGTTTTGTAAAAACACTTCTTGCACTGAAACTGAGGCTTACTCGAATGCCTCGCTTCATTTCCGTGGCTTACCCTGGACTTAGCTGGCTCTTCCTGAGCTGATTTTCCGGCCTCACTCACAGAAACTTTTGCGTTTTCTGATTCTAAAGTACTTAAGGGGAACGTCTGTAAAGCTGAATCACCATTAAATGACTGAGAAGACTTTGTCTGACCCAACAAGTGAATGTGCTTCTCAGTTGCTCTgtgttcctccatgtctttctcGGAGGAGAAGAACAGATGACAGGGCGGGCAGAGGAAACCCATACTGTGCTTCTCCTTCATGTGGTCCCTCAGGTCCACCTCGTTTGGGGAAGTAAACAAACAACATTGGCAACGCAGGCCGGAGGCGGTCTGCTGATGCTGGTGGCTGTGCGCGTGCTCCTCCACGTCCCTCCTGGATGTGCTAGAGAAGCCACACGTCTGGCAGTGAAACCGCAACTCGCCCACATGGCACCTTGTCACGTGGATCTCCAGCTCCGCCCTGCTTGTGGCTGTGTGACCACAGGCCGAACAAGTGCAGGCCACCTGGTGGTCGGGAGCTGGCCTCCTCGCCAGAGAGTCGGAGGAGCCAGGGAGATGCGCGTTTGTCCTGTCCTGCTTTGGGGCCTGGGTCTCTGGGGGTGTCAGGCGCGGGTCCCCGTGCAGAGGTGCTGACTCCGCGTCGCTCATTTTTATTGGTGCCCTCAAGTGCTTCGAATACAGCCTCTGCACTTCGTTAGCGCCCCTCTTACTAACTCCTAGGAGCCCGCACCTCTTCTTCACCTGGCCCTTCAAAGCGAAGGCGCCAGCACGCCGTCGGAAGCCGCTGCCCAGCACAAGGAAGCCACGCTCGGCCCTGGGTCTTGAGGCTGTGCTGAGGCCGGGGGCTGCCTGGGCCGTGTTTCTGCTGGACTCCAGCCTATCTAGGAGCCTCTCGGAGGTGACAGCCATGCCCAGCTTTCTGCTCTGGTTCTCGGGATTCCCGGCTGCATCGTGGGAGGTTACATTTTCTTCAACGACCTCCATTTTCTCTGGAGAGGTGTTCCTGGACGGCCTCATTTCAACCCGCAGCTCGCTGCCGTGCCCACTTTGTTTAGAAAAGCTTCCTCTGAAATCTCTGAATGTGCCCGCTCCAACGCTCCGCAACGCTTTTGAGTCGCCGTTCCTGGCTACCGGCCTAGATGCTCTGGGCTTTGTGCGGCCAGCCTTCGCTCCCACGGGACTCGGCTTCTTGGGCAAAGGCTGTTTGGTTAAGATCTGTACGAAACCTCCACGGGCAGCGAGGTTCTGCCGCCGGAGATGTGTTTTGCCGAGACAGTGTGCGTTCAGCAGGTTCTCCTCGGCACACTGAAAGCCGCAGAGCTCACAGGAGAAGGCCCTCGGCGGGCCGCGCGCCTGCCCGGTGTGCCCGGGGAAGGCCAGGCCACCGTCGGCCGCGGGGCCACAGGCCTGGTCCTCGGGCCGCGGTGAGGGGCGCACGGCGTGCTTCTCCACATGCGGGCAGGAGACAGGCGAGCAGGCACATGGGCCCCCGAGGGCACCGCTCCCGCGCATCTCTTTGGGGGGCGACGGCGGCTCCCCTCCAAGATCGAGGAACGCTGTGGTCTCCTGAGCAGGCTCCTTCTCAGCGGCCATTTCACCCGGGCTCGGGTGACCGGGGAGACCCGGGCTGCCATCACGGCCACTCGAGAGGGGCTCCACCTCGGACCCCGGCAACGCAACACCCTCTCCCGAGCCTGTGCCTTCGGGGCTCCCTGACCCATGGGTGCGCGGCTCTCCCGGCCCCAAGGGCTCAGCCTCCGCTAGTTTCATTCGCTTGGAAGCGCGTTTATTTCCGTTGTCCTCCTCGACAATGTGGTCCAAGTCCGAGGACTCTGCAAAACCCCTTTTGTTTGTGGAATTCTCAGCAGAGTCCGCTGTCTCATCAGATACAGGCCCACGGTCCACGCCGTGGGATGCGCTGTGGCTCGGGTGTTCTGCCTCCTCGTTTACATGGTCACCCTCATCGCTCCCCAGCTTCTTCCCGGGATCCATCATTAATAAAGTGCCGGCGAGCTTCCGTGTCAGATGCGGTCACTGGGCTCTCAGCCTGTGAAGAACATAAACGCAGTGTTACACCTTTGAACGTACAGAAAAGACAGATGTCAGCCCTAAACTCAACATAAAGTGACACGCCGGATGAAAAATATCCCAAAATCAGCCTCTACATCTCCTTTACATTGAGATGGACTTGATCATGTGCCAAGTCCTTCATGAATGAAACCAGACTGGGCGACAGCATATCACCACACCGCCGACTCAGAGAGCATTACTGCAGTAACTTTGATAGAAAAAGTAACTTTCAACCGGCTTACAAAAACACTCCcatgttttagttttctttactgGTCCATTTCAatttactacttaaaaaaaaaaaaaaaaaaagcagagaagccctcttttcaaattacatttcAGTGAACTCCCATtctataaaatagattaaacaaAATGTGCTATATGAGTCAGGGAGCCAGCCTTCCCCTCTGTGGCTTCCCAACAGAGGCCGAAGTCCTAGTATAAAAAGGTAACAACTGCTTCACTCCCTCCCCCAGAGCAGAGCCCTCCTGTGGTCCTTCTAAGTAGATCCTACATCTACCAACATGGATACGCTCATCACACACAGCCGTGCACGCTCAGCTCTGCCACCAGTGAACGCCACTCCCAGCCCAGCTGTCAATCACCGATTTCTCCATCTAACAGTCATTTTGTGTTGTCTGAAG from Bos indicus x Bos taurus breed Angus x Brahman F1 hybrid chromosome 24, Bos_hybrid_MaternalHap_v2.0, whole genome shotgun sequence encodes the following:
- the ZNF407 gene encoding zinc finger protein 407; protein product: MMDPGKKLGSDEGDHVNEEAEHPSHSASHGVDRGPVSDETADSAENSTNKRGFAESSDLDHIVEEDNGNKRASKRMKLAEAEPLGPGEPRTHGSGSPEGTGSGEGVALPGSEVEPLSSGRDGSPGLPGHPSPGEMAAEKEPAQETTAFLDLGGEPPSPPKEMRGSGALGGPCACSPVSCPHVEKHAVRPSPRPEDQACGPAADGGLAFPGHTGQARGPPRAFSCELCGFQCAEENLLNAHCLGKTHLRRQNLAARGGFVQILTKQPLPKKPSPVGAKAGRTKPRASRPVARNGDSKALRSVGAGTFRDFRGSFSKQSGHGSELRVEMRPSRNTSPEKMEVVEENVTSHDAAGNPENQSRKLGMAVTSERLLDRLESSRNTAQAAPGLSTASRPRAERGFLVLGSGFRRRAGAFALKGQVKKRCGLLGVSKRGANEVQRLYSKHLRAPIKMSDAESAPLHGDPRLTPPETQAPKQDRTNAHLPGSSDSLARRPAPDHQVACTCSACGHTATSRAELEIHVTRCHVGELRFHCQTCGFSSTSRRDVEEHAHSHQHQQTASGLRCQCCLFTSPNEVDLRDHMKEKHSMGFLCPPCHLFFSSEKDMEEHRATEKHIHLLGQTKSSQSFNGDSALQTFPLSTLESENAKVSVSEAGKSAQEEPAKSRVSHGNEARHSSKPQFQCKKCFYKTRSSTVLTRHIKLRHGQDYHFLCKACNLYSLSKEGMEKHIKRSKHLENAKKNNIGLSFEECIERVCIGANDKKEELTIPGNGRTEGHGEGVQIQEQSCLDQSILPPQELSLSGVITKEGELAPPPTPKRGRPKGNISRTCSHCGLLASSITNLTVHIRRKHSHQYSYLCKVCKYYTVTKGDMERHCATKKHKGRVEIEASGKQSSDIVVGPEGGNLDASRKNTSVADEPANPPVEADTSVSEQPPLEQGSPVEVEVENVFHPEDRETGSHLIEKKEQTSVDPEDLQGDTCPQKDDASTDENRCTHCEFKAHSSTSLELHVKRKHTREFAFYCMACDYYAVTRREMTRHAATEKHKMKRQSYLNSTNVQASSSEVSKTIIIPQGQQQQNSEEFQIISDQPSETLKSRNAADCSILDENTSLDMSKVFCASDSVETETEEDSNLSEDHSFCETFQQPLAKDKVIKPEEMVPLSISSNCGSPSKFQNENSGSSALNHETAKKRHSMLNDISSPNTHGESDGGNAEDKADKVLGKRGCLRAVDGEHPAKSAMLTAPRDLLNLGSSDQDRAGSMQSSGDLKDVPGDPVLESKEILMNSRHETKVILEEDGPASDSTIDNNDVYETIISIDDKGQAVYSFGRFDSSIIRIKNPEDGELFDQSQEGLVAAGVRMSELPLKDCAQGVKKKKADSSSFVESTRIRCDDCGFLADGLSGLNVHIAMKHPTKEKHFHCLLCGKSFYTESNLHQHLASAGHMRNEQASVEELPEGGATFKCVKCTEPFDSEQNLFLHIKGQHEELLREVNKYIVEDTEQINREREENQGNVCKYCGKMCRSSNSMAFLAHIRTHTGSKPFKCKICHFATAQLGDARNHVKRHLGMREYKCHVCGVAFVMKKHLNTHLLGKHGVGTPKERKFTCHLCDRSFTEKWALNNHMKLHTGEKPFKCTWPTCHYSFLTASAMKDHYRTHTGEKSFLCDLCGFAGGTRHALTKHRRQHTGEKPFKCDECNFASTTQSHLTRHKRVHTGEKPYRCPWCDYRSNCAENIRKHILHTGKHEGVKMYNCPKCDYGTNIPVEFRNHLKEQHPDIENPDLAYLHAGIVSKSYECRLKGQGATFVETDSPFTAAALAEESPVKDRPLRSSRRPAAPPEPVQQVIIIQGYEGEFALDASVEETAAATLQTLALAGQVARVVHITEDGQVIAAGQSGAQGGSGAPSPGLPEPLADGATQVVVVGGSMEGHGMDEPLSPSGAVIQQVTKQEILGLAEAGVPPPDAASALDALLCAVTELGGAEGPAAAEEKGRAGPRDVLVQLPGQEAATPAAPEIHVFHDGPDGAAATEPVEVLTQLVRPAAVIASQERAQVAFKKVVQGMLQFAVCDSAAAGQLMKDGVTQVIVNEEGTVHMLAREGSQIIMQEAEARGPHVDLAEADGEISQIIVTEELVQAMVQESGGGFPEGATHYIVTELPPGVQDEPAVYSHTVIEAAGSQELLQAGAVVPSGAEQLTSMVIYTQEGSPAAAVIQSQRDSSEVHEA